One Lates calcarifer isolate ASB-BC8 unplaced genomic scaffold, TLL_Latcal_v3 _unitig_1649_quiver_2153, whole genome shotgun sequence genomic window, TGGTATGTGTGTGGACACTAACTGAATGGCTAATGTTTTTCGAGCTTACAGGGttcctctgtcagtctgcatttgtcctgtcttcctctctggtgTATCTGCTTGGCATGCTTGTCAGCATCTGTCTTACTCATCCTTCCATCTCCACCTGATCTGTGTCTCTAATTGTGTCTTGCTGTCTTTCTCAGTGTATCACTGACTTCCTCCAGCTTGTCCTTGTCCATTAAATGGAgtgagcttttcttttttttttctgaactgaAAACTCTCAGTGCAAAGAAACAGCATCAGGACTTTTACCCAGGCTTAATAGATCAACATCTATGTGCTAATATCAATAAAAAACCAAGGAGAAAATTAGTAAAACATATTAATAATTTCTCCTGTCCACCAATTAGTCTTTATGTGCACACTGCACTGAAATCTAAGccaaaaatgtaaactttaaCTGATGACAGACATTGTGTATCTTTGCCTTAGCTTCCTAATGGTGTGACTCAGAGCCAGGCGATGTACCAGGATCGCTTTGGGAAGCTCCAGGAGCACCTACGACAGCTAGCCCTGCTCTTCCGAAAGCTTCGGCTCCTGTATGAGCGCTGTGTGgagatgacctctgacctgcaggaGGGGCCAGCAGAGGTTAGGAAGAAGCCCTAAATTTCTGCTTAGATATCAGATAATTCAGTGTTTAGGAATATGTGATGACCATGTCTTATATTATAATGCTGAAGAGGAGACCTTGGTAAAAATGGACGTATCTGGGCTTGATTGAGAACAAACTTGACAACATATTCTTTGCcttttcttacattttcttaATTCTTTCAAGAGGGAAGAGGAACCATTTTAAACCTCTTAGTATGTGCTCTGTGTCTTCAGCTTGTCCCATATGTTGGAGAGGAGCTGGTTTCTGTCAGAGTGGAGCCCTGCAGTCCTGCTGTCAaccaggagagaaaagaagttCTGGAGGTGagcttctgttttctctgtctcaaGTAATAATCAGAACTGACAGCGGATAATTAGTGTTTTGTGGTGCAAATGGTACATCCCTCTTTCTGTGCTGTTGTCAGATTACAGAACAGCTGAtaattgttttgctgtttctcaATTTTTTACATTGAGGGTATGTTCCttaaaatcacaaacattttacagatcTCCTGGATAAAGTAAAGGTCCCTACATTGCTTCCACTTATTAACTAACATCACTATGTCTTTGGTGGTGCAATATTATTGCCAGGAAACTCaggctgacatttgtttttgttttaatataaaaattcAAACCAGgtgttgaaaacaaaaaatcctCATATTTTTGTCAAGATGGAAATTACCAAAAAAGGAAACTGATACTCAGTGgcactgaactgaacaaaaagtCCCATGCAATAGCCTCTAGGTGGCAGTACTGACATAGGCCTAAGTGGCCACTTAGTGCCatgaaagaaatgcaaaaatcCAACATCATTTGCAGCGTAAGTAAATTTTCATTAtcagatgttgtttttcttttgtttgtttttcttaacatTACACTCGAAATTCTAGTGGGATGAAGTTTTCAGGTGAGTTAGGAAATTGCTACCAGGCACCTAACGGCAAAATGTTACCTGGGGCTGGTAagcttgtttgttttactaaCAACACCAAGCTTTTTTCACTCCCAAAATTGCCCAGCAGTTATAATCAAGTCGCAATTATTGATCAAGAAAATCTGTTTACAGGGAGTTAAGTAGGTTCTGTCCTGATTGCTTAAGATTGGAGAGATGGTGAATGCTAAAGCAATGGCTCATGTGCTCCAAAGAATTTGACTAATGAACATCACATTTCTTGTGGTTTACCTGCAGAAGGTACGTCAGAAGAACCAGGAGATGAAGGTTCTGATGGATCAGATGAGGAACCTGCTGTGGGATGTCAATGCCAT contains:
- the LOC108889832 gene encoding mediator of RNA polymerase II transcription subunit 30, with the protein product MAASLPQKQGMAGMPPQQQPHLPPNTASAQGQQPMPPQGALREISPVFLCRIGQETVQDIVTRTMEIFQITRATQLPNGVTQSQAMYQDRFGKLQEHLRQLALLFRKLRLLYERCVEMTSDLQEGPAELVPYVGEELVSVRVEPCSPAVNQERKEVLEKVRQKNQEMKVLMDQMRNLLWDVNAMLTLRK